A genomic window from Mesorhizobium sp. 131-2-1 includes:
- a CDS encoding carbohydrate ABC transporter permease, with amino-acid sequence MLNRTADSVARATPEPLARKVRGISDKGLAWLFISPTILLLLAINIFPLFWAIYLSFTNFRANRPNEVVKNLGFANYQRILTDQDIWIAMQTTAHFVFWTILLQTVIGFTLAWLIDRKFRGHAFWTTIILVPMMLSPAVVGNFWRFLYEPQIGLFAYAISFVTGIPPTNIQMLSNVELAPWSIIIVDTWMWTPYVMLICLAGLRSIPEYIYEAAEVDRASNWRQFWSITLPMALPFIMLAVLFRGIENFKMFDMVNLLTGGGPGSTTEVASITLKRQAFESWRTGYSSAFAIILFVAVFGLANIYVKALNKVKQR; translated from the coding sequence ATGCTCAATCGGACTGCGGACAGCGTTGCCCGGGCGACCCCGGAGCCGTTGGCACGCAAGGTCCGCGGCATCAGCGACAAGGGCCTCGCCTGGCTGTTCATCTCGCCGACGATCCTTTTGCTTCTGGCCATCAACATCTTCCCGCTGTTCTGGGCGATTTACCTGTCCTTCACCAACTTCCGGGCCAACCGGCCCAACGAGGTGGTGAAGAACCTCGGCTTTGCCAACTACCAGCGCATCCTGACCGACCAGGACATCTGGATCGCGATGCAGACGACAGCGCATTTCGTCTTCTGGACCATCCTCCTGCAGACGGTGATCGGCTTCACGCTAGCCTGGCTGATCGACAGGAAATTCCGCGGCCATGCCTTCTGGACCACCATCATCCTGGTGCCGATGATGCTGTCGCCGGCGGTGGTCGGTAATTTCTGGCGCTTCCTCTACGAGCCGCAGATCGGGCTGTTCGCCTATGCCATCTCGTTCGTCACCGGCATTCCGCCGACGAACATCCAGATGCTGTCCAATGTCGAGCTGGCGCCGTGGTCGATCATCATCGTCGACACCTGGATGTGGACGCCTTACGTGATGCTGATCTGCCTCGCGGGCCTGCGCTCGATCCCCGAATACATCTATGAGGCGGCCGAGGTCGACCGCGCCTCCAATTGGCGGCAGTTCTGGTCGATCACACTGCCGATGGCGCTGCCCTTCATCATGCTGGCGGTGCTGTTCCGCGGCATCGAGAACTTCAAGATGTTCGACATGGTCAACCTGTTGACTGGCGGCGGACCAGGCTCGACCACCGAGGTCGCCTCGATCACGCTGAAGCGGCAGGCCTTCGAGAGCTGGCGCACCGGCTATTCCTCGGCCTTCGCCATCATCCTGTTCGTCGCTGTGTTCGGGCTGGCCAACATCTACGTCAAGGCGCTGAACAAGGTGAAACAGAGATGA
- a CDS encoding ABC transporter ATP-binding protein, translated as MAEIRVQHLRKAFGDFVAVQDSNFVVEDGEFFVMLGPSGCGKTTTLRMIAGLELPTGGKILLGGEDVTMRRARERDIAFVFQLFALYPHMNVRKNIGFPLLAQGMPSAEIRQRVEETARLLRIDHLLNKSVSGLAGGDRQRVALGRAIVRRPKCFLMDEPLGTLDTEFRDLMVHELRELHNRIHATTVYVTHDQMEAMSMADKIAVMNHGVIEQFGTPREIYDRPATMFVADFIGSPPMNFLGFGGGLSKGSKEIVVQGAKVAVPEVREDIAPVDMALGIRPEHVRFDDASKLRGAIYGTEYLGTTQIVAVETADGIIKARVPAEIRLTTGEPVGLALNSARLSLFEKGSGRAVKTAMHDQPAEARHG; from the coding sequence ATGGCGGAGATCAGAGTTCAGCATCTGCGCAAGGCCTTCGGCGATTTCGTCGCCGTGCAGGACTCCAACTTCGTCGTTGAGGACGGCGAGTTCTTCGTCATGCTCGGGCCGTCCGGCTGCGGCAAGACGACGACATTGCGCATGATTGCCGGGCTGGAACTGCCGACGGGCGGCAAGATCCTGCTCGGCGGCGAGGACGTCACCATGCGCCGGGCGCGTGAGCGCGACATCGCCTTCGTCTTCCAGCTGTTCGCGCTCTACCCGCATATGAATGTCCGAAAGAACATCGGCTTTCCGCTCCTGGCGCAGGGCATGCCCTCGGCCGAGATCCGCCAGCGGGTCGAAGAGACGGCAAGGCTCTTGCGCATCGACCATCTGCTCAACAAGTCCGTCTCCGGCCTTGCCGGCGGCGACCGCCAGCGCGTGGCGCTCGGCCGCGCCATCGTGCGGCGGCCGAAATGCTTCCTGATGGACGAGCCGCTCGGGACCCTTGATACCGAATTCCGCGATTTGATGGTGCATGAGCTGCGCGAGCTGCACAATCGCATCCACGCCACCACCGTCTACGTCACCCACGACCAGATGGAAGCGATGTCGATGGCCGACAAGATCGCGGTGATGAACCACGGCGTCATCGAGCAGTTCGGCACGCCGCGCGAGATCTACGATCGGCCCGCGACGATGTTCGTCGCCGACTTCATCGGCTCGCCGCCGATGAATTTCCTCGGCTTCGGCGGCGGGCTTTCAAAAGGTTCGAAGGAAATCGTCGTGCAGGGCGCCAAGGTGGCGGTGCCGGAGGTGCGCGAGGACATCGCCCCGGTCGACATGGCGCTCGGCATCCGGCCAGAGCACGTCCGCTTCGACGACGCCTCGAAATTGCGCGGCGCGATCTATGGCACCGAATATCTCGGCACGACGCAGATCGTCGCGGTGGAGACGGCGGACGGCATCATCAAGGCCCGCGTGCCAGCCGAAATCCGGCTCACCACGGGCGAGCCGGTCGGGCTGGCATTAAACAGCGCGCGGCTATCGCTGTTCGAAAAAGGCTCCGGCCGGGCGGTCAAGACCGCCATGCATGACCAACCCGCGGAGGCGCGCCATGGCTGA
- the dhaM gene encoding dihydroxyacetone kinase phosphoryl donor subunit DhaM has translation MSNVGIVIVSHSPLVAEGTADMVRQMVGDEVPLAWCGGNGHGGLGTSVEAIMGAIDRAWSEAGVAILVDLGGAETNSEMAVEMIGEPRSHRIVVCNAPIVEGAVMAATEASGGASLKEVVATAHELSPS, from the coding sequence ATGAGCAATGTTGGTATCGTCATCGTCTCGCATTCGCCGCTGGTCGCCGAAGGCACGGCCGACATGGTGCGCCAGATGGTGGGCGACGAAGTGCCGCTTGCATGGTGCGGCGGAAACGGCCATGGCGGGCTGGGCACCAGTGTCGAGGCGATCATGGGCGCCATCGACAGGGCCTGGTCGGAAGCGGGCGTCGCCATCCTCGTCGATCTCGGCGGCGCCGAGACCAACTCGGAGATGGCGGTCGAGATGATCGGCGAGCCGCGCTCGCACAGAATTGTCGTCTGCAACGCGCCGATCGTCGAGGGCGCGGTCATGGCGGCGACGGAAGCCTCCGGCGGCGCCTCGCTCAAGGAAGTGGTGGCGACGGCGCATGAACTCTCGCCGTCGTGA
- a CDS encoding HPr family phosphocarrier protein has protein sequence MSASAEANVLITHDVGLHARPSVKFTKLAKSFAAEVQVALAANGPWFDAKSIVKVMAAKAPKGTLLYIRARGDGAGEAVEALVDLVQRDFDEDADHARSA, from the coding sequence ATGTCCGCATCCGCCGAAGCCAACGTCCTGATCACCCACGATGTGGGTCTGCACGCGCGCCCTTCGGTGAAGTTTACCAAGCTCGCCAAGTCGTTCGCGGCCGAGGTGCAAGTGGCTTTGGCCGCCAACGGCCCATGGTTCGACGCCAAGAGCATCGTCAAGGTCATGGCGGCCAAGGCGCCCAAGGGAACGCTGCTGTACATCCGCGCCAGGGGCGACGGCGCAGGCGAAGCGGTCGAAGCGCTGGTCGATCTCGTGCAGCGTGATTTCGACGAGGATGCGGACCATGCCCGGTCCGCTTGA
- a CDS encoding PIG-L deacetylase family protein has protein sequence MKVLALGAHPDDIEIFMFGTMAAYAALGAELTFAIATDGAKGGKGDPAVLARARREEATAAAGLLGVVPRFLDFPDGALVADAALIGALKALIGEVKPDLVITHAPNDYHGDHRALSDGVRIAASFAVPVLHADTLGGTGFSPTHYVDISGHGGIKAEAIRAHRSQDPERFVEASRTLNAFRAGQCNGAPAALAEAFRFEPVFPFADIRALLPPAPPIRPVTVSTRTVQG, from the coding sequence GTGAAGGTACTGGCGCTCGGGGCGCATCCGGACGACATCGAGATATTCATGTTCGGTACGATGGCCGCCTATGCCGCGCTAGGCGCAGAGCTGACTTTCGCCATAGCCACGGACGGCGCCAAGGGCGGCAAGGGCGACCCGGCAGTCCTTGCCCGCGCCCGCCGCGAGGAGGCGACCGCGGCGGCGGGACTGCTCGGCGTCGTTCCACGCTTCCTCGACTTTCCCGACGGGGCGCTCGTCGCCGACGCCGCCCTGATCGGCGCGCTGAAGGCGCTGATCGGCGAGGTGAAGCCGGATCTCGTCATCACCCACGCGCCGAACGACTATCATGGCGACCACCGGGCGCTGTCGGACGGGGTGCGCATCGCGGCGTCGTTCGCGGTGCCGGTGCTGCATGCCGACACGCTCGGCGGCACCGGCTTTTCGCCGACGCACTATGTCGACATCTCCGGCCATGGCGGGATCAAGGCCGAAGCGATCCGGGCGCACCGCTCGCAGGACCCCGAGCGCTTTGTCGAGGCATCGCGGACGCTGAACGCCTTCCGCGCCGGCCAATGCAACGGCGCGCCGGCGGCTCTCGCCGAAGCCTTCCGCTTCGAGCCCGTCTTCCCCTTCGCCGACATCCGCGCCTTGCTGCCGCCGGCGCCGCCGATCCGGCCGGTGACGGTGAGCACGAGGACTGTCCAGGGCTGA
- the dhaL gene encoding dihydroxyacetone kinase subunit DhaL — MAASDFSSLIEAAADTIAAHAEELTGLDQAIGDGDHGLNMRRGFEAVRADAEAIAAKPLPDALKAIGTKLVMTVGGASGPLFGTLFLALGKELPGTPDRAALTAALGRAIEAVAARGKSQPGQKTMLDVLQPVYEALAQGKTGTEIADAADKAADATVPMKALRGRASFLGDRSIGHMDAGARSTALLVRAVAETVEDR; from the coding sequence ATGGCCGCATCCGATTTCTCCAGCTTGATCGAGGCGGCGGCCGATACGATCGCGGCGCATGCCGAGGAACTGACCGGGCTCGACCAGGCGATCGGTGACGGCGACCATGGGTTGAACATGAGACGCGGCTTCGAGGCGGTGCGGGCCGACGCGGAGGCAATCGCGGCGAAGCCCTTGCCGGACGCGCTGAAGGCGATCGGCACCAAGCTGGTGATGACCGTGGGCGGGGCCTCCGGCCCGTTGTTCGGCACGCTGTTCTTGGCGCTCGGCAAGGAACTGCCGGGCACGCCTGACCGCGCCGCGCTGACGGCGGCGCTTGGCAGGGCGATCGAGGCGGTCGCGGCGCGAGGTAAATCTCAACCGGGACAAAAAACCATGCTGGACGTGCTGCAGCCGGTGTATGAGGCGCTGGCGCAAGGCAAGACAGGCACGGAAATCGCCGATGCCGCCGACAAGGCGGCTGACGCCACCGTGCCGATGAAGGCCCTGCGCGGGCGCGCCTCCTTCCTGGGAGATCGCTCGATCGGGCATATGGACGCCGGGGCGCGCTCGACCGCGCTTCTGGTGCGCGCAGTCGCTGAAACCGTCGAGGACCGCTGA
- a CDS encoding carbohydrate ABC transporter permease, whose amino-acid sequence MSLTTAHSVVAPSSNAKLVAGTIIVAYALISIVPLLWIFATSFKTPPDSIAYPPKIVFQPSIEGYCNLFTTRTRQTPEYINSLGPATGFCDETVRKRNMVIAGPSNFLPRFVNSLIIAFGSTFCAVFLGTLSAYGFSRFKVPLADDLLFFILSTRFMPPIAVAIPIYLMYRELGLSDTALGMILLYTAVNVSLAVWLLKGFIDEIPREYEEAAMIDGYTRLQAFWRTVLPQATTGIAATAIFCLIFAWNEYAFAALLTSGTAQTAPPFIPTIIGEGGQDWPAVAAGTTIFLVPILVFTILLRKQLLRGITFGAVRK is encoded by the coding sequence ATGAGCCTGACCACCGCCCATTCCGTCGTCGCGCCGTCGTCGAACGCGAAGCTTGTCGCCGGCACGATCATCGTCGCCTATGCGCTGATCTCGATCGTGCCGCTGTTGTGGATCTTCGCCACAAGCTTCAAGACGCCGCCGGATTCGATCGCCTATCCGCCGAAGATCGTCTTCCAGCCGAGCATCGAAGGCTACTGCAACCTGTTCACGACGCGGACCCGGCAGACACCGGAGTACATCAACTCGCTCGGGCCTGCGACCGGCTTCTGCGACGAGACCGTGCGCAAGCGCAACATGGTGATCGCCGGGCCGTCGAACTTCCTGCCGCGCTTCGTCAATTCGCTGATCATCGCCTTCGGCTCGACCTTCTGCGCGGTGTTCCTCGGAACGCTGTCGGCCTACGGCTTCTCGCGCTTCAAGGTGCCGCTCGCCGACGACCTGCTGTTCTTCATCCTGTCGACGCGCTTCATGCCGCCGATCGCGGTCGCGATCCCGATCTACCTGATGTACCGCGAGCTCGGCCTCTCCGACACCGCGCTCGGCATGATCCTGCTCTATACGGCGGTCAACGTCTCGCTGGCGGTGTGGCTGCTCAAGGGCTTCATCGACGAGATCCCGCGCGAATACGAGGAAGCGGCGATGATCGACGGCTATACGAGGTTGCAGGCCTTCTGGCGCACCGTGCTGCCGCAGGCGACGACCGGCATCGCCGCGACCGCCATCTTCTGCCTGATCTTTGCCTGGAACGAATATGCCTTCGCCGCGCTCTTGACCTCCGGCACGGCGCAAACCGCGCCGCCGTTCATCCCGACCATCATCGGCGAGGGCGGCCAGGACTGGCCGGCCGTGGCGGCGGGCACGACGATCTTCCTGGTGCCGATCCTGGTTTTCACCATCCTGCTCCGCAAGCAGCTGCTGCGCGGCATCACCTTCGGCGCGGTGCGCAAATGA
- the ptsP gene encoding phosphoenolpyruvate--protein phosphotransferase: protein MRIEGVPASTGYAEGPLFDLDRPPAAYMGKASAAEEKAALESAIGKAVSRLSTMIETADGDAADILEFHVAMLEDDALSGPALSHIDEGTAADLAWRWALDAEIAGYEASDQDYFRARAADLRDIRDQVLRALSEDSEASAPAGAILYGEDIAPTRFLETDWSAGGGIALRAGSTASHVAMLARSRGVPMVVGLGASAEKPAGVALLDAEHGGIVLSPSPAEIEAFRQSSSSFAARQGKARTFLARPAVTKAGTAVRVQVNIAYPSDVDGLDIETCDGVGLMRTEFLFGRTLPDEETQYHAYRKVLEWAGGKPVTIRTVDAGGDKPVPGFTVEETNPFLGLRGIRLSLARLDVFRAQIRALLRAAIHGNLKVMFPMIATADEYARTAALFAEEQSGLAARGIAHKMPPLGIMVEVPSVAIAPEAFANVAFFSIGSNDLTQYVMAAARDNAAVANLNLVRHPAVLRLIASVAAFGREKGIPVSLCGDAGGDPATIPALIEAGLRDLSVAPAQLAMAKAAIAEVPV, encoded by the coding sequence ATGCGGATTGAGGGTGTTCCTGCCTCCACGGGCTATGCCGAGGGGCCGCTGTTCGATCTCGATCGGCCGCCTGCCGCCTACATGGGCAAGGCGAGCGCGGCGGAGGAAAAGGCAGCCCTGGAGAGCGCGATCGGCAAGGCGGTGAGCCGGCTTTCGACCATGATCGAAACCGCCGATGGCGATGCCGCCGACATCCTCGAATTCCATGTCGCCATGCTGGAGGACGACGCGCTGAGCGGACCGGCCCTTTCACACATAGACGAGGGCACGGCGGCCGACCTGGCGTGGCGGTGGGCGCTCGACGCCGAGATCGCCGGCTACGAGGCATCCGACCAGGACTATTTCCGCGCGCGGGCCGCCGACCTGCGCGACATTCGCGACCAGGTGCTGCGGGCGCTGAGCGAGGACAGCGAGGCTTCGGCACCCGCCGGCGCCATCCTCTATGGCGAGGACATCGCGCCGACGCGCTTCCTCGAAACCGACTGGAGCGCCGGCGGCGGCATCGCGCTCAGGGCCGGCAGCACCGCCAGCCATGTCGCCATGCTGGCGCGCTCGCGCGGCGTGCCTATGGTGGTGGGGCTCGGCGCTTCGGCGGAGAAACCTGCCGGGGTCGCGCTGCTCGACGCCGAGCATGGCGGCATCGTGCTTTCGCCCTCGCCGGCGGAGATCGAAGCCTTCCGGCAGTCATCTTCCTCCTTCGCGGCACGCCAGGGCAAGGCGCGGACCTTCCTGGCGCGGCCGGCGGTGACCAAGGCGGGCACCGCCGTGCGGGTCCAGGTCAACATCGCCTACCCTTCCGATGTCGACGGCCTCGATATCGAGACCTGCGATGGTGTCGGGCTGATGCGGACGGAGTTCCTGTTCGGCAGGACGCTGCCGGACGAGGAGACGCAATATCACGCATACCGCAAGGTGCTGGAATGGGCCGGCGGCAAGCCGGTGACCATCCGCACCGTCGATGCAGGCGGCGACAAGCCGGTCCCCGGTTTCACCGTCGAGGAGACCAATCCCTTCCTCGGCTTGCGCGGCATCAGGCTGTCGCTGGCGCGGCTCGACGTCTTCCGCGCGCAAATCCGGGCATTGCTGCGCGCCGCCATACACGGCAATCTGAAGGTCATGTTTCCGATGATCGCCACGGCCGATGAGTATGCGAGGACTGCCGCGCTGTTCGCGGAGGAGCAGTCAGGACTTGCCGCGCGCGGGATAGCACACAAGATGCCGCCGCTCGGCATCATGGTCGAGGTGCCGTCTGTGGCCATCGCACCGGAGGCGTTCGCCAATGTCGCCTTCTTCTCGATCGGCTCCAACGATCTGACGCAATATGTCATGGCGGCGGCGCGCGACAATGCCGCCGTTGCGAACCTCAATTTGGTCCGCCATCCGGCCGTGCTGCGGCTGATCGCTTCCGTCGCTGCCTTTGGACGGGAGAAGGGCATCCCGGTGAGCCTGTGCGGCGATGCGGGCGGCGATCCGGCCACCATTCCGGCACTGATCGAGGCAGGCCTCCGCGACCTGTCGGTCGCCCCCGCACAACTCGCCATGGCCAAGGCGGCCATCGCTGAAGTCCCGGTCTAG
- a CDS encoding ABC transporter substrate-binding protein, whose amino-acid sequence MKSTLKLALGLASAITASTAVSNVAHAEDLTLCWAAWDPANALVELSKDFTKETGIGMKFEFVPWTNYADRFLNELNSHGKLCDLIIGDSQWIGGAAENGHYVKLNDFFDKEKISMDDFVPATVVGYSEWPKNSPNYWALPAMGDVVGWTYRKDWFSKPELQKEFKEKYGWDLGPPSTFDQLKQIAEFFQKREIDGKTVYGASIYTERGSEGITMGAMDVLYSFGFQYENPKKPYEMDGFVNSEKSVKGLEFYKALYDCCTPPGASNSYMGEGVDAFKSGQVAMHMNFAFTWPGLQKDENVGGDKIGYFVNPKGPDGDQFAQLGGQGISVVSYSDKQESALKYIKWFANKDVQAKWWSLGGYSCLNAVVKDPKFPASQPYAQTFLDSMAIVKDFWAEPSYAPLLQASQKRFHDYVVAGQGSAKDALDGLVKDWTQVFQDDGKM is encoded by the coding sequence ATGAAATCGACCTTGAAACTGGCGTTGGGTCTGGCCTCGGCGATCACCGCGTCGACAGCCGTCTCGAACGTCGCGCATGCGGAAGACCTGACGCTTTGCTGGGCGGCCTGGGATCCGGCCAACGCACTCGTGGAACTGTCCAAGGACTTCACCAAGGAAACCGGCATTGGCATGAAGTTCGAGTTCGTGCCGTGGACCAACTATGCCGACCGCTTCCTCAATGAGCTCAACTCGCACGGCAAATTGTGCGACCTGATCATCGGCGACAGCCAGTGGATCGGCGGCGCCGCCGAGAACGGCCACTATGTCAAGCTGAACGACTTCTTCGACAAGGAGAAGATCAGCATGGACGACTTCGTGCCGGCGACCGTCGTCGGCTATTCGGAATGGCCAAAGAACTCGCCGAACTACTGGGCGCTGCCGGCCATGGGCGACGTCGTCGGCTGGACCTACCGCAAGGACTGGTTCTCCAAGCCGGAACTGCAGAAGGAATTCAAGGAGAAGTACGGCTGGGATCTCGGCCCGCCCTCGACCTTCGACCAGTTGAAGCAGATCGCCGAATTCTTCCAGAAGCGTGAGATCGACGGCAAGACGGTCTATGGCGCCTCGATCTACACGGAGCGCGGCTCCGAAGGCATCACCATGGGCGCCATGGACGTGCTCTACAGCTTCGGCTTCCAGTATGAGAACCCGAAGAAGCCCTATGAGATGGACGGCTTCGTCAACTCCGAGAAGTCGGTGAAGGGTCTGGAGTTCTACAAGGCGCTCTATGATTGCTGCACCCCGCCCGGCGCCTCCAACAGCTACATGGGCGAAGGCGTCGACGCCTTCAAATCCGGCCAGGTGGCCATGCATATGAACTTCGCCTTCACCTGGCCCGGCCTGCAGAAGGACGAGAATGTCGGCGGCGACAAGATCGGCTACTTCGTCAACCCGAAGGGTCCCGACGGCGACCAGTTCGCCCAGCTCGGCGGCCAGGGTATTTCGGTTGTGTCCTATTCCGACAAGCAGGAATCGGCGCTGAAATACATCAAGTGGTTCGCCAACAAGGACGTGCAGGCCAAATGGTGGTCGCTCGGCGGATATTCCTGCCTGAACGCGGTGGTCAAGGATCCGAAGTTCCCGGCCAGCCAGCCCTATGCGCAGACCTTCCTGGACTCGATGGCCATCGTGAAGGACTTCTGGGCCGAGCCAAGCTACGCACCGCTGCTGCAGGCCTCGCAGAAGCGCTTCCACGACTATGTCGTCGCCGGCCAGGGCTCGGCAAAGGACGCGCTCGACGGCCTGGTCAAGGACTGGACGCAGGTCTTCCAGGACGACGGCAAGATGTAA
- a CDS encoding dihydroxyacetone kinase subunit DhaK: protein MKHFFNRKDSIVTEALDGFLATAGSGTLARLDGYPEIKVVLRADWDKTKVAIVSGGGAGHEPSHAGFVGAGMLTAAVSGEIFASPSVEAVLAAIRATTGPAGCLLIVKNYTGDRLNFGLAAEKARAEGFSVDMVIVGDDIALPDIAQPRGVAGTLFVHKIAGHLAETGHDLSSVAAAARAAAKDIISLGISLSSCSIPGQAHEDRFGADDGELGLGIHGEPGVERIALQSAGTLVAIMAERLAARLDPGSRYALLINNLGSVPPLEMSLIANAVLASPLARAVTLTVGPGHLMTALNMNGFSLSLIRLDAAREAALLAPVGPHAWLPARPVRTPVVVAVAKPAVRDASSASSDAAVERLITVVCEKLISLEEPLNNLDAKAGDGDTGSTVATGARSVLERIGTLPLADKAATLATIGDTLGTSMGGSSGVLLSIFFTAAAQSLGGGATLGKALLAGLDRMSFYGGAKIGDRTMVDALEPALKALDSGGVEAAAAAARHGAEATAAMQKAKAGRSAYIGRQLDGVADPGAFAVAEVFVAVAAMFAPA from the coding sequence ATGAAGCACTTTTTCAACCGCAAGGACTCGATCGTCACCGAAGCGCTAGACGGCTTTCTCGCGACCGCCGGCTCGGGCACGCTGGCGCGGCTCGACGGCTATCCCGAGATCAAGGTCGTGCTGCGCGCCGACTGGGACAAGACGAAGGTGGCGATCGTTTCCGGCGGCGGCGCCGGGCATGAGCCCTCGCACGCCGGCTTCGTCGGCGCCGGCATGCTGACGGCGGCTGTCTCCGGCGAGATCTTCGCTTCGCCCAGCGTCGAGGCGGTGCTGGCGGCGATCCGCGCGACGACCGGCCCGGCCGGCTGCCTGCTGATCGTCAAGAACTATACCGGCGACCGCCTCAATTTCGGGCTGGCCGCCGAGAAGGCGCGCGCCGAGGGGTTCTCAGTCGACATGGTGATCGTCGGCGACGACATCGCGCTTCCCGATATCGCGCAGCCGCGCGGCGTCGCTGGCACGCTGTTCGTGCACAAGATCGCGGGGCATCTTGCCGAAACCGGCCATGACCTGTCCTCGGTCGCCGCGGCGGCACGCGCCGCGGCGAAGGACATCATTTCGCTCGGCATCTCGCTCTCCTCCTGCTCGATCCCCGGTCAGGCGCATGAGGATCGCTTCGGCGCCGACGATGGCGAGCTCGGGCTCGGCATCCATGGCGAGCCTGGCGTCGAGCGCATCGCGCTGCAGAGCGCCGGCACACTCGTCGCTATCATGGCGGAGCGTCTTGCCGCGCGGCTCGATCCCGGCAGCCGCTACGCCCTGCTGATCAACAATCTCGGATCGGTGCCGCCGCTCGAAATGTCGCTGATCGCCAACGCGGTGCTGGCCTCACCGCTGGCGAGGGCGGTGACGCTGACGGTCGGCCCCGGGCACCTGATGACGGCGCTCAACATGAACGGCTTTTCGCTCTCGCTGATCAGGCTGGACGCGGCGCGCGAGGCAGCGCTGCTCGCGCCGGTCGGCCCGCATGCCTGGCTGCCGGCAAGGCCGGTGCGCACGCCGGTCGTTGTAGCGGTCGCCAAACCGGCCGTTCGCGATGCTTCCAGCGCAAGCAGCGATGCCGCCGTGGAGCGTCTGATCACAGTCGTCTGCGAAAAGCTGATCTCGCTGGAAGAACCCCTCAACAATCTCGACGCCAAGGCCGGCGACGGCGACACCGGGTCGACCGTGGCAACGGGCGCGCGTAGCGTCCTTGAGCGCATCGGCACCCTTCCGCTCGCCGACAAGGCCGCGACGCTGGCCACGATCGGCGATACACTGGGCACGTCGATGGGCGGTTCCAGCGGCGTGCTTTTGTCGATCTTCTTCACCGCGGCGGCGCAGTCACTCGGCGGCGGCGCGACGCTTGGCAAAGCGTTGCTCGCCGGCTTGGACCGGATGAGCTTCTATGGCGGCGCGAAGATCGGCGACCGTACCATGGTCGACGCGCTGGAGCCGGCGCTGAAGGCGCTCGATTCGGGCGGGGTGGAAGCAGCCGCGGCGGCCGCGCGACATGGGGCGGAGGCCACCGCCGCGATGCAGAAGGCGAAGGCCGGGCGTTCGGCCTATATCGGCCGGCAGCTTGACGGCGTCGCCGACCCGGGCGCATTCGCGGTGGCGGAAGTGTTTGTGGCCGTGGCGGCCATGTTCGCCCCGGCATGA
- a CDS encoding ABC transporter ATP-binding protein, whose protein sequence is MADVRIQGVTKSFGDTVAINDLDLQIKDGEFVVLLGPTGAGKTTTLRLIAGLERPDSGTIHIAGHDATALSPAERDTAFVFQQYSLYPHLSVFDNLAFPLRSPARRFPEEAIRRRVEDVARMVRIDHKLNNRSTKLSGGEMQRVAIGRALVRKPAIYLMDEPLSSLDAKLRADLRLELKRIQSELGATMLYVTHDQIEAMTMADRIGILADGVLVQIGTPRAIYSEPANLHVAARLGQPAINLLPAGLLPDGDAPAGTKTIGARTEHLAIEKAANGHADGIVDWVEHLGDQNHLHVTVGPKKLVTLTDPDTALEKGDRVTIRYRAPLYFGSDGQRLM, encoded by the coding sequence ATGGCTGATGTCCGGATCCAGGGTGTGACCAAGAGTTTTGGCGACACTGTCGCGATCAATGATCTCGACTTGCAGATCAAGGACGGCGAGTTTGTCGTGCTGCTCGGCCCGACCGGCGCCGGCAAGACGACGACGCTAAGGCTGATCGCCGGGCTGGAGCGGCCGGACAGCGGCACGATCCATATCGCCGGTCACGACGCCACGGCGCTGTCGCCGGCCGAGCGCGACACCGCCTTCGTGTTCCAGCAATATTCGCTCTATCCGCATCTTTCGGTGTTCGACAACCTTGCCTTCCCGCTGCGCTCGCCGGCGCGGCGCTTTCCCGAGGAGGCGATCCGCCGCCGCGTCGAGGACGTGGCCCGCATGGTGCGCATCGACCACAAGCTCAACAACCGCTCGACGAAGTTGTCCGGCGGCGAGATGCAGCGCGTCGCCATCGGCCGCGCTTTGGTGCGCAAGCCGGCGATCTATCTGATGGACGAGCCACTGTCGTCGCTCGACGCCAAGCTGCGCGCCGATTTGCGGCTCGAGCTGAAACGCATCCAGTCCGAGCTCGGCGCCACCATGCTCTATGTCACGCACGACCAGATCGAGGCGATGACCATGGCCGACCGCATCGGCATCCTCGCCGATGGCGTGCTGGTGCAGATCGGCACGCCGCGCGCCATCTATTCAGAGCCGGCAAACCTTCACGTCGCGGCCCGCCTCGGCCAACCGGCGATCAACCTTCTGCCGGCCGGGCTCTTGCCCGACGGCGACGCGCCGGCAGGCACCAAGACGATCGGTGCCCGTACCGAGCACCTGGCAATCGAGAAGGCGGCGAACGGCCACGCCGACGGTATCGTCGACTGGGTCGAGCATCTCGGCGACCAGAACCATCTGCATGTGACGGTGGGGCCCAAGAAGCTGGTGACGCTGACCGACCCCGACACGGCGCTCGAAAAGGGGGACAGGGTGACGATCCGCTACCGCGCGCCGCTTTATTTCGGCTCGGACGGGCAAAGACTGATGTAG